One stretch of Diabrotica undecimpunctata isolate CICGRU chromosome 5, icDiaUnde3, whole genome shotgun sequence DNA includes these proteins:
- the LOC140441652 gene encoding chymotrypsin-like elastase family member 2A, producing MKFILLCLVIIGAAKAIPTNRLTDGDANLGDFPWIVSLSIHDYSVWGDTIDHECGGVLVSKSWVLTSARCVKSNSQWNTVVGISAGFVQQNDPSRQSFTISRIERHPDFNMTESRNPSLNDIALVKLDRDVELNENVKIIKLPEADADLTNNFDFAGWPTGPILQQSILQLRSVPFLDYKTCYDQVAAYVALGHTEPLDEAWDDVYLNEEENLCTGPKDAKTAAFERGYNGGPLVQNGVVYGVLSYQLNVYIYHKDFYVPSGIFINVFNYISWIKGIVDDL from the exons cTATTCCAACAAACAGATTAACTGATGGAGATGCCAATTTAGGAGATTTTCCATGGATTGTATCGTTAAGTATTCACGACTACTCCGTATGGGGTGACACAATTGATCACGAGTGTGGAGGCGTGCTTGTAAGCAAATCTTGGGTTTTAACTTCAGCTAGGTGCGTAAAATCTAATTCCCAATGGAATACAGTGGTAGGGATTTCCGCTGGTTTTGTACAACAAAACGACCCATCGCGTCAATCATTTACTATTTCAAGAATTGAGCGGCATCCTGATTTTAATATGAC TGAATCTCGCAATCCATCTCTGAACGATATTGCTTTGGTAAAACTAGATCGTGATGTGGAATTAAACGAAAATGTGAAAATTATCAAACTTCCCGAAGCAGATGCAGACTTAACCAACAACTTTGACTTTGCCGGTTGGCCTACTGGGCCTATTCTACAGCAAAGCATCCTACAATTAAGAAGTGTACCATTTTTAGATTATAAAA CTTGCTATGATCAAGTAGCCGCCTACGTAGCCCTTGGTCATACTGAACCCCTCGATGAAGCCTGGGATGATGTCTACCTAAACGAAGAAGAAAACCTCTGCACAGGACCAAAGGACGCGAAAACTGCCGCTTTTGAAAGAGGTTACAATGGTGGGCCATTGGTTCAAAACGGTGTCGTTTATGGCGTTTTGTCTTACCAATTAAATGTGTATATATACCACAAGGATTTCTATGTGCCATCAGgaatatttattaatgtttttaattatatttcttgGATTAAGGGAATAGTCGATGATTTGTAA